Below is a genomic region from Candidatus Methanoperedens sp..
GGACGGGTAAGTTCCTGGAATATACTGCAAAAGCTCTTGAAATATCTCTGGACGAGTTGGGAACGCTTGCTCAACTCTCAAAAAATCCGGCAAAGATCAGCAGCATGTGTACAGTATTCGCGGAATCTGAAGTTGTCAGCCTGAGGGCCCAACAGGTTAAAAAGGAAGATATAGCAGCGGGTCTTATTGAAAGTATCATCCAGCGAACTATAGTTATGGTTAAAAAGCTGGGGATAAAACCCGATGTGGCTTTTGTGGGCGGGGTTGCGAAAAACCCTGGAATAGTAAAGACATTGGAAAAGGTATTGGATATCAAAATAAAACTGCCGGAAGAGCCACAAATAACCGGTGCTTTAGGGGCTGCACTGCTTGCATAATTGTGGAGAAAACAATGCAAATTAAGGAATCTGTTTAGCCGGTATGGACGCATATCCGCTCTCCCCATTAATACTGCCTGGCTGCACGAAAATATACACTGCGATTATCCAGAGAACCACGAAGGCAAACAGGAGCAATAGAGCATAATATTGCCTGCTGTTTTTTGCAGTTTCTTCCATACCTTCTCCTTTCCTTATCCCCTTTTGGTAAACGAATGCCGAGATTATCAGCATCAGGAATGATGGAAGGAATAAAACCGCAATTTGCGATAAATACACAACAATCCGCACAAAAGATATTGCTGCCGATGAATATAGCAGGAGTTTATTTTCCCTGAGAATCCCGGCGATCCCGAAAAAGGAAAGGACCACGGGAATCACATAGTCAGGACGGAAATCACTGCATATTGTTCCGCCGCTGGTTGATGATGTGCGGTAAGTATAGCAGCCGTCGGCAATTAATACGATTTCTGAATACAGTGTTATGATCACGGCAACCAGCATGGATGCAACTGCCAGAACCAGGGCAGCCTTCTTAAGCCCCTTATCTACTGTTTCTTTTTTTATTTGCCTCCTGGTTCCGCTCCCATATACAAACACGGAGATCATAAATAGCAATGTAGAGACCAGGAACATTGGCCGTCTCAGGAATATTCCCATAAATACAGCTAATACTACGGATATTGCAGCCGGTGTGCTCAAAAAATCCTGGTTTCTCCTGCTTATTCCTGTCAAACCCAGAACAGGCAGGACTGCCAGAAGTAAAATAAGGAATATGAATTCAATATCAGAAAGTATCCATTTTCCTGATGAAAACTTTACATACAGCCACGATACTTCCGCAATACCTGCTGCAACGGCAGCAAATAAAGATGCTATCATTATTATTCTTGCAATTCCTTTTGATTTTTCATTAACTTCCACTTTTTCGAAATCACCCGGATACACGAAAATGGAGATTAAAAGTGGCAAGGAAGAAATAAAAAATAGCCCGCCGACAGTCATCATGCCAAGGGTCATAAGAGCAAGGGATATGAGTGCAGAGGCAATTAAAATCTCTTTTTTTCTCGAAAATATTCCGATTATTCCAAGAAGTGAAACGAAGGGGTAAAGGACAACTACTGGAGAGTACTGGAAGGTCGTTATATATACTGAAACCAGTAACGATGCTGCGAAAGATATGCAAGCCAAAATTAAAGCATTTTTCCGATTATTGTTCATATTTATCATTTTTTCTTCTTTTGTTAAAGGTCATAAAAGCGGCACCTGCTAAAAGAACGATGGCTCCTATAAATGGGAGTAAACCTGCCCTGAATATTAACGATATTGAAAGTGCCAGAACAAGAATGCTTCCGAGCCATGCCATAAATGCGCTTCGATAACAGCCTATAGCAGCAACCGTTGCTCCAGAGATAAGATACAGATAAAAAGGCTGATAAGTGCCCTGCCATGTCGTTTCCGTAATATGAGTTGCAGGATAATATCGAATTCCGGCTATCATTTCAAAATAGAATAAAAGAGAGGGCGCTGCTACCAGTATATACCCAGGCAAACCGTAAATTTTGGGGTTTCGCAATAGCGGCGCAAGCCGCCATTTCTTATTGATTAAGTAACCAATAAACAGGACAGGTAAGAAAAACATAATAAAATAGGTAGCAAGAACAGATAGCAAAATAATCCATGATGCAAAGGGTATCAAATCTCTGAAACTGCCATCCGTGGCATGAAAACCATCATCGGATATTGCAACAGTTATGTCAGACTCTCTAACTGGTATGTTAAAAATTGTGTAGTGAATGATTTTTATTTCCCATTCGGAATCGTATCTTATAAAACTTTTAACACTAATTCTCTGGATAGGACCTAACTCAATATCAGCGTCATCCACCGCCTTCGCTATTATTTCTTTTTCTTCCCCCACATATCCTGAATAATCATTTGGAATGTATATCGGGGACAGCATCCATAGGAATAATATAATAAAAATAATTGTCGCTAATTTTCTATTTCCGGAATTTTTCAAGTGTATATCCTCCCCTGATTACCGTGACATAGTAAAATCAACACTATTGCTCGTGCCATTCTGATTAACCACAAAGACAGGATATGTTTGAGTACCGGGTTTAAATTTGAGACCTAACCGAGGGCACACTGTGACCGGGGTTGTTTCAGGCAGAGGAAATGCGCATGCGCCTAACATATCTGGTATTACAAATTCAATAGTTCTGCCGTCACTTGATATAATATTGTTTATGTAACCGACTTGATAGCTCGCAGCAGGTGAATCCTCAGGGGCCAGCCTGAAGGCGACATTATTATCCCTGGTTGTAAAACCTGTACCGGTGATAACAACTTTTGTTCCGGTCGTTCCGGCATCGGGTTGGATTGCCATGATAGCCGGAAATGTGGTCGCATTGGATAGCAGTGTTTGATTAACCGGGGGCAATACAGGTGTTATGGGAGTGGGTGATATTGCTGGAATTTCAACGGATTGTGGTAATTTACCTGGAGGATACGGCTCGATAGAGAAAGTACTTCTTGTAGTTACCACAAATTGACCGGCTATAAAAAATATGACCATAACTACTGATGCTATTAAAACAATGCCAATAATCCTGTCCTGATGTGAATCCGTTTTTTTAATAAGGAAATAATAAATCATTGTCCCGATAAACCCTGTAAGAATTATAACCAGAATCCAGATGGGTTTTGCATTATTTCCACCGATTTTGAACTTATTATCCGGTCTCTTCAGGCAATCTATCAACATCCAGACCCAAAAAACAAACAACATTACTGCAGCAATGATTAAAAATACCTCGACTCCAATTATACCAAAGCCGCTCAATTTATCACCATGTAGTCTATTAAATTACAACACAGTTTATATAACAACACAGTTTATATATTTTCTGTAACAATCATCTACAAATCTGATATGAAACAATGGATAGCTTTAATATTGACCTTTTTTCTGGCTTTTAACTATGTTGCCAGAGCTGATACAGGGGGCTATACGGTTGAGCCTTATGCACCCCGGGATGGACTGATAGACTCAAGAGGCGCTGATGCAACCGTCACTTTCTGGGATCTTCCCATGTGGATTCAAATCGCCTGGATATCGGGTTTGATATTCGCTTTTCTGGGTTCATTCAAGATACTTCCCCTGGTTTCAGGTGGCTTTAAGAGAATTTTAAGGTCTAATGCACTTGATAACAAGAATCGGTTGAGTATGTATACTTTTATCAAGAAAAATCCTGGTGTCTATTTCAGAGAGCTTATTTCAGAGTTGAAAATCAATAAAGGCACTGCTGAGTACCATTTGAAAATACTGGAAATGGCAGGGTTGATAACAAGCGTTCAAAATAAAGCATACAAACGATATTTTTTAAATGACTCAACCTTCTCCAGTTCGGAACAGGCAGTGTTATCTGCTTTGAGAGAAAGCACACCAAGGAAGATCTTATTAACCCTTCTAAAAAATCCAGGATTATCATACAGGGAAATTGCCACTGTTATAGGAATCAGCCGGCCTACCGTAGCTTTTCATATGAAAACAATGGCAAAAAATGGACTTGTAAAATCGGAGCATGCAAGCGTTACCCTGAAACACCATATCTCGCCTGAAATCCTGCTGATTGTTCAGAAATACGTATAACTCCGGGAATGAGAAATAATTATCTCATCATCTGCGGGCTCTTTGGCAATGGTTTTACTTTCGATGCAGCTTCCCAGTCCGCTTCATAAATATGCAATGAATTACAGAAATCCACGACCTTGACGAGTTTGAGATTATTTGGCTCCAGTACTTCCCTTCTGATCATTGTAACAAGACCCACCATATTGCTGTTCCAGGCTGCAAAAAGGTCACGGGAGCGCCACATGCAGTGCATTTCGGCATTTCCCTCACCAATCACCCTTACCCAGATTCTTTGCAGGCAGGGCTGGTCTTCCGGAACAAAAAGGTCGCGCTCCGGTATCCATGTGATTGCCTGGCGCCTTCTTGAAACACCCTTTGGCAGAAGTTCTCTTATCGCTTTTAGCTGGTCAACATCCTTACCTCGCGAGGGATAATTTATGAGCCTGTCCATGTAATTATATTCAAAACCCTGTTTTTTCCAGTCATAATCCCTTTCCCACTGCCGCAGATACTCCTTCACATGCAATTCCTTTGTAGGGAATTGCGGGTGCAGCATGGGTTCTGCAAACGGTTCGCGAATTTCTATCACAGAACAGATATCCTTTGACATGGGGCCATACTCCGTTTTTATTTCCATGCCGTTTTTCATGACAAAATTCACAGCCTGCGCCCATGCATCCGCAAGACCGAATGCCTGAATAAGGTTTGTGGGTGGATATTTCATGCTCATCTGTATTTCCTGTATGTGATATTAGGCTTACGATGGGAAGTCTATTGCTTCACTTGATTAAAGGTCGGCTATACACTCAAAGTGAGGTAAAAATGTCAAAAGATCGTTTGTTGTTCATCGAAAATCTCCGGATTCCTCTTATAATTCTTGTGATTCTGGTTCACCTGGCAATAACATATGGAGCTCCTGTGGGTGATTGGTATTATCAGGAATTCAAAGCAGGAATGATTGAAAGTATCTTCTATGTATTTCTTCTTGCTGTAAGCCAGTCCTTTTTCATGGGCTTCTTTTTCCTGATTGCAGGCTATTTTACTCCAGGTTCTTATGATAGAAAGGGAGCCTGGCATTTTTTTAAGGACAGGCTGCTGAGGCTGGGCATACCCCTGCTATTCTATATCATTTTCATCGATCCACTTATAGTATACGTGCTGGCGTTATCTAAAGGCTTTACCGGTTCTTTTTTGGAATTTCTTGATTTATATATCGGTAATTATAAAGGTCTTGCCACCGGACCTTTATGGTTTGTTGAAACATTATTGATATTTGCCATTTTTTATAGCATCTGGCGCTGGCTGACAAAAAGGACAGATAGAGAGAGCAAAATTCCGGGAAATACTACCATAGCAATTTTTGCTTTTATTCTGGGGGTAGTTACATTCATTGTCAGGATATGGTTTCCAATAGGGTGGTATTTTGAGCTTCTTCATTTGCAGATTCCTTTCTTTCCTCAATATATCGCAATGTTCATCATCGGCTTGATTGCCTGCAGAGGAAACTGGTTTTTGCAAATATCTGAAAAGACTGGTAAATTGTGGTCATGGATTGCTATAGCTCTCCTGATGCTCTTTCCTGTTTTACTTTTCTTGTTTATGTATGCCGGAGATCCAGCCCTGCTTGCAGGAGGACTCTATTGGCAGGCTTTTACATACGCATTGTGGGAACAATTCCTCGGTGTAGCTATTATCATAGCATTAACAGTGTTATTTCGCAAGAAATACAACTATCAGGGCAGATTACTAAAATCGATGTCTGCAAGTGTATAACTGTATATATTTTTCATTCTCCTATCATTGTCTTGCTTGCACTCAGCCTCCGGGGTATAATGATAAGTCCCCTTCTTAAGTTTGTATTAGTCGCACCTCTTGCGGTAAGTCTTTGTTTCTTACTGAGCAGCTACATAAGGAAACTTCCGATTGCAAGAAGAATTTTGTAAATAGCTTTAAGTAGAAGCAAAGAAAATGAATAATTGGAGAGTGAATCAGATGAATTTAGATGAAACACTTAAAGTCCTGACTGAAAAAATCGCAAATATGATTTCCACAAAGACCGTCATCGGTGAGCATATAATTGTGGAAGGGCGCACAATAATCCCGGTTACCAGGGTAAGTTTCGGATTCGGGAGCGGTGTTGGCGAAGGAAAAGGAAAATCAGGCGACCAGGGCTCAGGAAGCGGAGGAGGCGCGGGAGCCAGCATCCAGCCGATTGCTTTTCTTGTAGTATCAAAGGAAGACGTACAATTGTTCGCTATTAAAGAGAAAGGTGTTATCGAACGAGTATCTGAAATAATCCCGCAGATAATGGAAAAATATAAACCAATGAAAGAAGAGTGCAATAAGGAAGAGTGCAGCGATTAAGAATTACAGGAAATCATAACTTAACAAGTTTTTGATGATCAATGCAATAATAATTGTTCTTTCTGTTATTGCAGTGGCGATGCTGCTATCCCCGGTGACTATCAGTATTAATTCAGCAAGGGCAGAAGGAAAAATAGATGGGTTTTTGAGCCTGGGCTGGATAGTGTTCCTATTAAGATATACATTAAAAGATAAGACAACAGAAGTCCTTGTTCTGGGGAGACGGGTATCTGGGTTGACACATAAAGAGAAACTTCCAGGGCTTAAAGAAATAGGAAAATCTAAGAAGGTAAAGAAATCAAGGCCGCATTTAGAGGATATTTTTTATCTTTTAAGACCGATATTACGGCTTTTAAAAAATTTATTTTATTCCCTCAGAATAAAATATCTTGATGCCAATATCATATTTGGGTTGGAAGATCCTGCCTATACTGGGATTATAACCGGGTTCCTGCATTCTATACTCTTTTCGTTACGGGCGGCACATACAATCAACTGGAATTCTGATTTCACAAGGCAGGTCTTAGAATGGGATATGAAAGCTGAAGCCGATATTAAACCAATTCAAATATTACAACATCTGACAAAGTTTATAGCTAACTGGCAGGTTTTGAAATCAGGTTTGCGGATTATCAGGAATTGATTTCATAATAAATAATAAATTCCTTTATTTTAACCTTTAGCCTTATATTATTAGAACGCTTATCATCTTGAAATTATCAAAAGGATACTGAAGGGATCTAAATTGGGCAAGAACGTTCTTCTTGATGATGGACGAAATATTGTAAAAAGGGCTGAAAACGCACAGGATAGAGGAGATCTTGAGCTGGCCAGGGAATTATATATCAGGGCAATTGCAAGATTCAAGAATGCAGCTGAAATTACCGATGATTTCAGTGAAATAAGTATTATCAGGAGCCTTATAGGTTATTATCAGAGCCGCCTGGCTTTGCTTCAAAGTAAGCTGGGTACCATTGAAGTCAAAAAACCCCGGGTAGATGAAAGCTCACAAAATGATATAACAGAGTTGTTAAAAGGAACAGGTGTAAATGAGAAGGTCTTTGAAGCGGTAATCAGAATTGCACTTGAAATAAGTACAGAAGGACGGGAAGGCCGTTCCATTGGTACAGCTTTCCTGCTGGGAGATTCGGAAAACGTCATGGCAAAATCCCGGCAGCTTATAATGAACCCTTTCCAGGGATACAAAAGAGAAGATAAATTGATAACAGACCCGGATATACGTGATAATATCAAAGAATTTGCACAATTGGATGGGGCCTTTGTGGTAACGGGAGATGGGGTTGTTGAAGCTGCCGGGCGCTACATTACCCTGGATACAGGAATGGTAAAATTGCAAAAAGGTCTTGGCACGCGCCACTCTTCAGTAGCAGCCATAACCCAGAGGACTGATTCAATCGGAGTGGTTATTTCACAAAGCGGCGGTACAATAAGGATTTTCAGGCAGGGTAAGATCGTTGCAACTGTGAGACCTTAAAAACCGGACTTTATTGCAAATGGCATTGTATAGTCTTGTATGGTCTCGAAACATTCATGTTCTATATTGACCTTTGAGAACCGAAAAAAAGAAGACCTTTAAGGATGCTCACTAATGGTACAAATTCGACCTTTTAAAGCAACAATACTTAATCCCCGGATGCAGGTAGATAAACTTATTTGTCCTGTTTATGATACCATAGACGCCGCAAATTACCAGAAATTCGCACGTGAGGCAAATAACATAATCCATGTTACAACCCGAAGGAAGGATATGGACAGGGATGAATTTATTGAATATGCAGCGAAAGAACTCGACCGTTTTATCAGTTCAAAAGTACTCGTAGAAAGAGAAAAACCTGCTCTTTATATTTACGGGATTATGTATTCTCTCACCCCTGAAATACTGGCTCTTCTTCCTGAAAAAGACAGAAAAAGCCTGTATTTTGTTTTCGGTCTTGTATCGCTTGTTAAAGTTGAAGAACTCGGAAAGGGAAATATCGTGGGGCATGAAAATATTTTTGAAGTAAATTCAAATGAACGCTACAGGTTGATGAAAGAAAGTATGATGAACTTTTCACCTATTGCTGCTGAATACAGCATGCCAGGTCATGATTTGAATAACCTTTTCGAGGAATACCTGGGTTTTAAGCGCCCGGACTTTGTGCCTGATCCGGATAAGCCTCCCGTTGTTGATGTCATCCTGGACGGCAGCCGTCATTTTTTATGGGAGATAACCGATGAAAAATTCATCCGGAAGATCAGGAAATTGACAAAAGATCTGAGGCTTCTCATACTTGACGGGCATCACAGGTATACAGCTTCAAATCTCCTGAAAGAAAGGGATAGTATTGAATATACGATGATGATGCTGATGGAAGGAGAGGATAAGGCTCTTTTACTTTTACCATGGCACCGGGCAATACGCAATTTCAATGAACAGGAACTTGCACAAAAAATAAGGGAGAATTTTTCAACAGACTGGGAAAGCGATACCAACGATGAGGAGTTCTATTCATGGCTCAGGAAACGCAGAAGTGAATTTGATGTTAAGCTCGGCATGTACGATGGAAAGAGATTCAGCATCCTCAGGGCTGATGAGAAAGCTGTTCATGATCTTTCAAGAGAAAAAAAAGAAATTGTTGGCCTGGATCTTATAGTTCTTCATGAATGGCTGATCAATCCTGTCATACAGGGAAAACCCGTAGATGATGTGTCTTTTAACGCAAGTCCTGCGCAAGCCATAAAGAGAGTGGACTCAAAGGAATATAAAGTTGCTTTTCTTTTGAATCCGTTCTCAATCAAAGACGTTGAGAGAAAAGCGTTTATAGAAGGGAAGAATTTTCCACAGAAGTCAACACTTTTCCTTCCCAAGGTGGCGGAAGGGATCGTTATGAGAAAAATAAAAAGCTAATTATTTTTGTTCATTATTTGAAAAATACAGACTAAAGCGGTTTATGGAGGAAGAAAACAATCACTTTATATAGAAATATATGCAACTACTAATTGAGGTATGGAATATGGTTGAGTTGAGTCAAAGTGAAATAAAGAAGACTATGGCAACGTCTTTGGGAACAGCATTTGGAATAGTTATTGGTATGGTCTGGACTCAGGTTGTACTCTCAGCATTCGCTACAGGTGGAATCCCTTTAACTACTACAGGCGGAACCTGGAGCCAATGGGGACTTTTTGTTATCACGGCTGTAGTTGTAACAGTTATATGTGTTATTG
It encodes:
- a CDS encoding DUF1015 domain-containing protein; amino-acid sequence: MVQIRPFKATILNPRMQVDKLICPVYDTIDAANYQKFAREANNIIHVTTRRKDMDRDEFIEYAAKELDRFISSKVLVEREKPALYIYGIMYSLTPEILALLPEKDRKSLYFVFGLVSLVKVEELGKGNIVGHENIFEVNSNERYRLMKESMMNFSPIAAEYSMPGHDLNNLFEEYLGFKRPDFVPDPDKPPVVDVILDGSRHFLWEITDEKFIRKIRKLTKDLRLLILDGHHRYTASNLLKERDSIEYTMMMLMEGEDKALLLLPWHRAIRNFNEQELAQKIRENFSTDWESDTNDEEFYSWLRKRRSEFDVKLGMYDGKRFSILRADEKAVHDLSREKKEIVGLDLIVLHEWLINPVIQGKPVDDVSFNASPAQAIKRVDSKEYKVAFLLNPFSIKDVERKAFIEGKNFPQKSTLFLPKVAEGIVMRKIKS
- a CDS encoding PLDc_N domain-containing protein; translated protein: MSGFGIIGVEVFLIIAAVMLFVFWVWMLIDCLKRPDNKFKIGGNNAKPIWILVIILTGFIGTMIYYFLIKKTDSHQDRIIGIVLIASVVMVIFFIAGQFVVTTRSTFSIEPYPPGKLPQSVEIPAISPTPITPVLPPVNQTLLSNATTFPAIMAIQPDAGTTGTKVVITGTGFTTRDNNVAFRLAPEDSPAASYQVGYINNIISSDGRTIEFVIPDMLGACAFPLPETTPVTVCPRLGLKFKPGTQTYPVFVVNQNGTSNSVDFTMSR
- a CDS encoding DUF2953 domain-containing protein, yielding MINAIIIVLSVIAVAMLLSPVTISINSARAEGKIDGFLSLGWIVFLLRYTLKDKTTEVLVLGRRVSGLTHKEKLPGLKEIGKSKKVKKSRPHLEDIFYLLRPILRLLKNLFYSLRIKYLDANIIFGLEDPAYTGIITGFLHSILFSLRAAHTINWNSDFTRQVLEWDMKAEADIKPIQILQHLTKFIANWQVLKSGLRIIRN
- a CDS encoding winged helix-turn-helix transcriptional regulator, which encodes MKQWIALILTFFLAFNYVARADTGGYTVEPYAPRDGLIDSRGADATVTFWDLPMWIQIAWISGLIFAFLGSFKILPLVSGGFKRILRSNALDNKNRLSMYTFIKKNPGVYFRELISELKINKGTAEYHLKILEMAGLITSVQNKAYKRYFLNDSTFSSSEQAVLSALRESTPRKILLTLLKNPGLSYREIATVIGISRPTVAFHMKTMAKNGLVKSEHASVTLKHHISPEILLIVQKYV
- a CDS encoding 2-hydroxyglutaryl-CoA dehydratase, which encodes MISIGIDSGAATTKAVVLCENKITGYAIIPTGFDFRKAGEAAYQEVLSKSGMDETGIGKILATGYGRSSIGFADKTISEITAHARGVCYLIPAAHTIIDIGGQDSKVISMENGKVVDFLMNDRCAAGTGKFLEYTAKALEISLDELGTLAQLSKNPAKISSMCTVFAESEVVSLRAQQVKKEDIAAGLIESIIQRTIVMVKKLGIKPDVAFVGGVAKNPGIVKTLEKVLDIKIKLPEEPQITGALGAALLA
- a CDS encoding sporulation protein encodes the protein MNNWRVNQMNLDETLKVLTEKIANMISTKTVIGEHIIVEGRTIIPVTRVSFGFGSGVGEGKGKSGDQGSGSGGGAGASIQPIAFLVVSKEDVQLFAIKEKGVIERVSEIIPQIMEKYKPMKEECNKEECSD